A stretch of the Amycolatopsis sp. BJA-103 genome encodes the following:
- a CDS encoding alpha/beta fold hydrolase: MALQTRTLTLHGQEIRLREYLPSTKDIAGEPLVLLHGISGSGETWVPLLDHFERTGFDRRVLVPDLPGHGDSGSPRADYGLGAMASVVRDVLALTGNRHATIAGHSLGGGIAMQFAYQFPEMCARLVLVGSAGLGPQVTPVLRATALPGAKATLSAAVNPVTVAIARGIAAACRRLGGKLSPETRELTRHLSSLADPGRRRAFLFIARSLIDLRGQRASAVDKLYLAREVPTLVVWGAHDPLIPVGHGRKTSELLPDSRLTVFENAKHFPHVADPARFGGELERFLAETAPARLSLDEVVEVLIRASEAAEALEKAPEKLSPGPHLRPA, encoded by the coding sequence ATGGCCCTTCAAACGCGCACACTGACCCTGCACGGGCAGGAAATCCGCTTGCGGGAATACCTGCCGTCCACAAAGGACATCGCAGGTGAACCGCTCGTGCTGCTGCACGGGATCTCCGGCAGCGGTGAGACCTGGGTGCCGTTGCTCGACCACTTCGAGCGGACCGGGTTCGACCGCCGCGTTCTCGTCCCCGACCTTCCGGGACACGGTGATTCGGGCTCGCCACGGGCCGACTACGGCCTCGGCGCGATGGCCAGCGTGGTCCGTGACGTCCTCGCGCTCACCGGCAACCGCCACGCGACCATCGCCGGGCACTCCCTCGGCGGCGGGATCGCGATGCAGTTCGCGTACCAGTTCCCCGAGATGTGCGCCCGGCTGGTGCTCGTCGGCAGCGCCGGGCTCGGCCCGCAGGTGACCCCGGTCCTGCGCGCGACTGCGCTGCCGGGGGCCAAGGCGACGCTGTCGGCCGCCGTCAACCCGGTCACCGTCGCGATCGCCCGCGGGATCGCCGCCGCCTGCCGCAGGCTCGGCGGGAAGCTCTCCCCCGAGACCAGGGAGCTGACACGCCACCTCTCGTCGCTGGCCGATCCGGGCAGGCGGCGGGCGTTCCTGTTCATCGCGCGCAGCCTGATCGACCTCCGCGGCCAGCGCGCGAGCGCCGTCGACAAGCTCTACCTCGCCCGGGAGGTGCCCACGCTGGTCGTCTGGGGCGCGCACGATCCGCTCATCCCGGTCGGCCACGGCCGGAAGACCAGCGAACTGCTGCCGGATAGCCGCTTGACGGTGTTCGAAAATGCGAAACACTTTCCACATGTGGCCGATCCGGCCCGGTTCGGCGGCGAGCTCGAACGCTTCCTCGCCGAGACCGCACCCGCCCGGTTGAGCCTGGACGAGGTCGTCGAGGTGCTCATCCGCGCCAGCGAGGCGGCGGAGGCGCTCGAAAAGGCCCCGGAAAAGTTGTCACCCGGGCCTCATCTCAGGCCCGCCTAA